The following are encoded in a window of Castanea sativa cultivar Marrone di Chiusa Pesio chromosome 9, ASM4071231v1 genomic DNA:
- the LOC142609652 gene encoding eukaryotic translation initiation factor 2 subunit beta isoform X1 codes for MELKDDISDIATFDPTKKKKKKKKGLAFADDSVDKLTEKTENAGGRRELSKTIVSDEEEVLNDENFDSWEDIDVMDEEGEGIVLMQNSWERTDRDYEYEELLSRMFKILRENNPELAGDRRRTVIRPPQVLREGTKKTVFVNFMDLCKTMHRQPEHVMTFLLAEMGTSGSLDGQQRLVVKGRFAPKNFEGILRRYINEYVMCNCCKSPDTILTKENRLFFLRCEQCGSGRSVAFIKAGFIARVERRKAGT; via the exons ATGGAATTGAAGGATGATATCTCAGAT ATTGCTACTTTTGACCCtactaaaaagaagaagaaaaagaaaaaaggtctGGCTTTTGCTGATGATTCTGTGGATAAGTTGACTGAGAAAACTGAAAATGCAGGAGGTAGACGTGAACTCAGCAAAACAATTG TATCTGATGAAGAGGAAGTTCTTAATGATGAAAATTTCGACTCTTGGGAGGATATTGATG TAATGGATGAAGAAGGGGAAGGGATTGTCTTAATGCAGAATTCCTGGGAAAGAACTGATCGAGATTATGAATATGAAGAG CTTCTTAGTAGGATGTTCAAAATCCTCCGCGAGAATAATCCTGAGCTAGCAGGAGATAGACGTAGGACAGTTATAAGGCCTCCACAAGTTCTACGAGAAGGCACAAAGAAGACAgtgtttgtaaattttatggatCTCTGCAAAAC CATGCATAGGCAGCCAGAGCATGTCATGACATTCTTACTGGCTGAAATGGGGACAAGTGGATCTTTGGATGGGCAACAGCGGTTGGTCGTTAAGGGTAGATTTGCTCCAAAAAACTTTGAAGGGATCCTGCGAAGATACATAA ATGAATATGTCATGTGTAATTGCTGCAAAAGTCCAGACACAATTCTTACCAAGGAGAATCGTCTCTTCTTTCTCAGATGTGAGCAG TGTGGTTCTGGCCGGTCCGTGGCCTTCATCAAGGCTGGTTTTATTGCTAGGGTGGAGCGTCGGAAGGCTGGGACATGA
- the LOC142609583 gene encoding mannan endo-1,4-beta-mannosidase 6 isoform X1, whose amino-acid sequence MDTQMKNFGLKVFSLVTIFMILIQNSSSTVADSSGDEQLETMVEEDENELAYSSSTHGRTDELGAMEDDPWLMVQKKGNQFVVNDQPFYVNGFNTYWLMVFAADQSTRGKVSDLFKQASLVGLTVCRTWAFNDGQWRALQKSPSVYDEEVFKALDFVVSEAKKYKIRLILSLTNNWDAYGGKAQYVKWGKAAGLNLTSDDDFFSDPTLRGYYKAHVKTVLNRVNTLTSITYKDDPTIFAWELMNEPRCTSDPSGNKLQEWIGEMAVYVKSIDPKHLVEIGLEGFYGPSTPDRVQFNPNTYAQQVGTDFVRNHQVLGVDFASVHIYADSWISQSITDAHLQFTKSWMEAHIEDAEKYLGMPVVFAEFGVSTKDPGYNVSFRNTLLSTVYQAILNSTKKGGSGSGSLLWQLFPEGTDYMDDGYAIVLSKYPSTSEIISLQSVRLSKFNSLCSWKCRWGCKKKHALETSLYHDDL is encoded by the exons ATGGATACCCAGATGAAAAATTTTGggctaaaagttttttctttggtGACCATTTTTATGATTCTTATTCAAAATTCAAGTTCCACGGTGGCTGATTCCAGCGGAGATGAGCAATTGGAAACCATGGTGgaagaagatgaaaatgaaTTGGCGTACTCTAGCAGTACTCATGG GAGGACTGATGAGCTGGGAGCCATGGAAGATGATCCGTGGCTAATGGTGCAGAAGAAAGGGAACCAATTTGTTGTTAACGACCAACCTTTCTATGTAAATGGATTTAACACTTACTGGTTGATGGTATTTGCGGCGGATCAATCCACAAGAGGAAAGGTCTCAGACCTGTTCAAGCAAGCATCTTTGGTAGGTCTAACAGTTTGCAGGACTTGGGCATTTAATGATGGACAATGGCGAGCTCTTCAGAAATCTCCATCAGTTTACGATGAAGAAGTTTTCAAG GCCTTGGATTTTGTGGTGAGTGAAGCAAAGAAATACAAGATCAGGCTCATATTGTCACTAACTAACAACTGGGATGCATACGGTGGCAAAGCACAATATGTAAAATGGGGAAAAGCTGCTGGCCTGAATTTAACATCGGATGATGACTTCTTTTCTGATCCTACACTCAGGGGCTACTACAAGGCGCATGTTAAG ACGGTACTTAATAGAGTCAATACACTCACAAGTATAACTTACAAGGACGACCCCACAATTTTTGCTTGGGAACTGATGAATGAGCCTCGATGCACCTCAGATCCCTCTGGCAACAAACTACAG GAATGGATAGGAGAAATGGCAGTCTATGTGAAAAGCATTGATCCAAAACACTTGGTGGAGATTGGATTGGAAGGATTTTATGGTCCTTCAACACCTGACAGAGTTCAGTTCAACCCAAATACATATGCTCAACAAGTGGGAACTGACTTTGTCAGGAACCATCAGGTTCTTGGTGTTGATTTCGCTTCTGTTCACATTTATGCAGACTCTTG GATTTCACAATCAATAACTGATGCCCATCTGCAATTCACAAAGTCATGGATGGAAGCCCACATAGAAGATGCTGAGAAATATCTTGGGATGCCTGTTGTGTTTGCTGAATTTGGTGTATCTACAAAGGACCCTGGCTACAATGTGTCATTTCGGAACACCCTTCTCAGCACAGTGTATCAGGCCATCTTGAACTCCACAAAGAAAGGAGGGAGTGGGAGTGGGAGTCTTTTGTGGCAGCTTTTCCCTGAAGGAACAGACTACATGGATGATGGGTATGCAATTGTCCTATCAAAATATCCTTCAACATCAGAGATCATATCCCTTCAGTCTGTAAGACTTTCAAAGTTCAACTCATTGTGTTCTTGGAAATGCCGTTGGGGTTGCAAGAAGAAGCATGCATTGGAGACATCCCTATACCATGATGATCTGtaa
- the LOC142609652 gene encoding eukaryotic translation initiation factor 2 subunit beta isoform X2 produces MQEVDVNSAKQLVFTFSSYVKPLSCANTWYLCCFHLETFLACSFAVSDEEEVLNDENFDSWEDIDVMDEEGEGIVLMQNSWERTDRDYEYEELLSRMFKILRENNPELAGDRRRTVIRPPQVLREGTKKTVFVNFMDLCKTMHRQPEHVMTFLLAEMGTSGSLDGQQRLVVKGRFAPKNFEGILRRYINEYVMCNCCKSPDTILTKENRLFFLRCEQCGSGRSVAFIKAGFIARVERRKAGT; encoded by the exons ATGCAGGAGGTAGACGTGAACTCAGCAAAACAATTGGTATTTACCTTTTCCTCTTATGTTAAGCCTTTAAGCTGTGCAAATACTTGGTACTTGTGTTGCTTTCATTTGGAGACTTTTTTGGCTTGTTCATTTGCAGTATCTGATGAAGAGGAAGTTCTTAATGATGAAAATTTCGACTCTTGGGAGGATATTGATG TAATGGATGAAGAAGGGGAAGGGATTGTCTTAATGCAGAATTCCTGGGAAAGAACTGATCGAGATTATGAATATGAAGAG CTTCTTAGTAGGATGTTCAAAATCCTCCGCGAGAATAATCCTGAGCTAGCAGGAGATAGACGTAGGACAGTTATAAGGCCTCCACAAGTTCTACGAGAAGGCACAAAGAAGACAgtgtttgtaaattttatggatCTCTGCAAAAC CATGCATAGGCAGCCAGAGCATGTCATGACATTCTTACTGGCTGAAATGGGGACAAGTGGATCTTTGGATGGGCAACAGCGGTTGGTCGTTAAGGGTAGATTTGCTCCAAAAAACTTTGAAGGGATCCTGCGAAGATACATAA ATGAATATGTCATGTGTAATTGCTGCAAAAGTCCAGACACAATTCTTACCAAGGAGAATCGTCTCTTCTTTCTCAGATGTGAGCAG TGTGGTTCTGGCCGGTCCGTGGCCTTCATCAAGGCTGGTTTTATTGCTAGGGTGGAGCGTCGGAAGGCTGGGACATGA
- the LOC142609583 gene encoding mannan endo-1,4-beta-mannosidase 6 isoform X2 — protein MEDDPWLMVQKKGNQFVVNDQPFYVNGFNTYWLMVFAADQSTRGKVSDLFKQASLVGLTVCRTWAFNDGQWRALQKSPSVYDEEVFKALDFVVSEAKKYKIRLILSLTNNWDAYGGKAQYVKWGKAAGLNLTSDDDFFSDPTLRGYYKAHVKTVLNRVNTLTSITYKDDPTIFAWELMNEPRCTSDPSGNKLQEWIGEMAVYVKSIDPKHLVEIGLEGFYGPSTPDRVQFNPNTYAQQVGTDFVRNHQVLGVDFASVHIYADSWISQSITDAHLQFTKSWMEAHIEDAEKYLGMPVVFAEFGVSTKDPGYNVSFRNTLLSTVYQAILNSTKKGGSGSGSLLWQLFPEGTDYMDDGYAIVLSKYPSTSEIISLQSVRLSKFNSLCSWKCRWGCKKKHALETSLYHDDL, from the exons ATGGAAGATGATCCGTGGCTAATGGTGCAGAAGAAAGGGAACCAATTTGTTGTTAACGACCAACCTTTCTATGTAAATGGATTTAACACTTACTGGTTGATGGTATTTGCGGCGGATCAATCCACAAGAGGAAAGGTCTCAGACCTGTTCAAGCAAGCATCTTTGGTAGGTCTAACAGTTTGCAGGACTTGGGCATTTAATGATGGACAATGGCGAGCTCTTCAGAAATCTCCATCAGTTTACGATGAAGAAGTTTTCAAG GCCTTGGATTTTGTGGTGAGTGAAGCAAAGAAATACAAGATCAGGCTCATATTGTCACTAACTAACAACTGGGATGCATACGGTGGCAAAGCACAATATGTAAAATGGGGAAAAGCTGCTGGCCTGAATTTAACATCGGATGATGACTTCTTTTCTGATCCTACACTCAGGGGCTACTACAAGGCGCATGTTAAG ACGGTACTTAATAGAGTCAATACACTCACAAGTATAACTTACAAGGACGACCCCACAATTTTTGCTTGGGAACTGATGAATGAGCCTCGATGCACCTCAGATCCCTCTGGCAACAAACTACAG GAATGGATAGGAGAAATGGCAGTCTATGTGAAAAGCATTGATCCAAAACACTTGGTGGAGATTGGATTGGAAGGATTTTATGGTCCTTCAACACCTGACAGAGTTCAGTTCAACCCAAATACATATGCTCAACAAGTGGGAACTGACTTTGTCAGGAACCATCAGGTTCTTGGTGTTGATTTCGCTTCTGTTCACATTTATGCAGACTCTTG GATTTCACAATCAATAACTGATGCCCATCTGCAATTCACAAAGTCATGGATGGAAGCCCACATAGAAGATGCTGAGAAATATCTTGGGATGCCTGTTGTGTTTGCTGAATTTGGTGTATCTACAAAGGACCCTGGCTACAATGTGTCATTTCGGAACACCCTTCTCAGCACAGTGTATCAGGCCATCTTGAACTCCACAAAGAAAGGAGGGAGTGGGAGTGGGAGTCTTTTGTGGCAGCTTTTCCCTGAAGGAACAGACTACATGGATGATGGGTATGCAATTGTCCTATCAAAATATCCTTCAACATCAGAGATCATATCCCTTCAGTCTGTAAGACTTTCAAAGTTCAACTCATTGTGTTCTTGGAAATGCCGTTGGGGTTGCAAGAAGAAGCATGCATTGGAGACATCCCTATACCATGATGATCTGtaa